A genomic segment from Malus domestica chromosome 05, GDT2T_hap1 encodes:
- the LOC139196215 gene encoding uncharacterized protein: protein MGKSIADLPRIIEECDEDGGEGSDPPTRSFLRKRLDEQSRSVEQTFSRGIDKLHDAILSANDRQTKLLEMLVSKVGGSRPFDLLQHCPPGNNPVPIVPVDPIPAPLKPINLEKGGGSNSRTDGTDQRVEATPVDMTEVQRMIDSAMKKGPKFPKFIHPHPAYVETFGYPKGFKIPDFSLFAGESSLSSLEHVARFTAQCGDVNSDFHKLRLFNFSLTGSAFAWYINLPPNSVQNWEELVEKFHEQFYRPGMEMSVSSLARMAQASDESPMDYLTRFKSARNWCRVPLPEVEFVKLALNGLDVEYKKKFLGANFRDMYELAQHVEQYDYLLREEKVSKTPSRGTLYKNPTVNYASTEEECVSVDAAEIVIDKPYVCKALTQVDSREVKGRSATEGALKPSKVYTFDITKADVIFDQLLSARIIKLRPGHNIPKAEELKGKVYCKYHNSSKHTTNNYVVFRDNVQSWIDNGKLKFPEKKMGIDTDPFPTATVNMVDACLPKDKGKGKAEVVTMQRFRTQNSRPRFMADFRSNAPPTALTGPAVVKPMMDYTTDEDSGTAVLCRKCRTKVESESEEKPPSLGTERPVAATRRNVANIGQHQGVFDRLGPKVRMEEIPPVRRRIDFDDSFYDDDYYKRNSSSSESSRSQKTFKPPEPKDQRWYTYHSSRGVYTTLSKSQKRRHQRIDCMARRRAAYETSVPKWRPKDTIAPDDERPSPSIMTELVQGKRLVDRAVETTFEEADKRIKLLLRPGEMKKTSDPGLKARFQHIREARVLGFGVDPYTDIDTADLPFSLEDLQYLRYHFEVFSAVSLFGLTADEIARIARLDAYLDTRDARLHYQEQVQVMTPNTLSISEAVTQNQHVAEAAPPSDVIEEGTEEYRCLTLTTTESVVADQPNEECLDQMGPSVLDNMEISMVHVLPADFQSSTAQPNFLDGDVVAEEPGHVDFVSIAEGESTTKDDNLKAALAELFPRSSSAKLHHLKPLYVTAHIEGYPVSKVFVDCGAIVNIMPLNIMKALRRSNDELIPSGITMSSFVGDKSQTKGVLPLTVNIAGCTHMTVFFVVDSKIEYNALLGRDWIHQTSCIPSSLYQVLVFWDGKSVTIHPADSQPFEANMIQARYYDD from the exons atgggaaagtcgatAGCCGATTTACCGA ggataatagaggagtgtgatgaggatggtggtgaaggatctgacccaCCAACGAGGTCGTTTCTCCGAAAGCGACTGGACGAGCAAtctcggtcagtcgagcagacgttcaGTCGAGGTATCGATAAGCTGCATGACGCGATACTCAGTGCCAATGATCGACAAACCAAGctgctcgaaatgctggttagtaaaGTTGGTGGCAGCAGACCTTTCGACCTTCTCCAGCATTGTCCCCCAGGAAACAATCCGGTACCGATTGTACCGGTCGATCCTATTCCTGCTCcgctcaaaccaattaacttggagaaaggaggagggtcgaatagtaggACGGACGGGACCGACCAGAGggtcgaagcaacacctgttgatatgaccgaagttcagcggatgatcgactcggccatgaagaaagggccgaagtttcccaAGTTCATTCATCCGCACCCAGCTTACGTGGAAACGTTTGGGTACCCGAAGGgtttcaagatcccagattttagtctttttgcCGGTGAGTCGTCcctgtcttcgttggagcacgtggctcgtttcaccgcgcaatgcggagatgttaatagtgactttcataagttacggctgttcaacttctcattgaccggctcggcattCGCTTGGTACATTAATTTACCCCCCAATTCCGTCCAGAACTGGgaagagttggtcgagaaattccatgagcagttttatcggccaggaatggagatgtcagtttcttcgttagcaaggatggctcaggcatctgatgaatcaccaatggattatcttactaggTTCAAgtcagccaggaattggtgccgagtacctttACCCGAAGTAGAATTCGTCAAGCTTGCTTTGAACGGATTAGACGtcgaatataaaaagaaattcttgggggcaaactttcgggacatgtacgaattagcccaacatgtcgaacaGTATGActatttgctccgcgaggagAAGGTTTCGAAAACGCCATCTCGGGGGACGCTTTACAAGAATCCTACCGTCAACTATGCGTCCACCGAGGAggaatgcgttagtgtggatgcggccgagatagtgatagataagccatacgtttgcaaggcgtTGACTCAGGTTGATTCTAGAGAAGTCAAAGGCCGCTCGGCCACCGAAGGAGCATTGAAACCGTCAAAGGTttacacttttgatattaccaaggctgacgtaatttttgaccaactgttGTCCGCAAGAATTATCaagcttcggcctggtcacaacattcctaaggccgaagagcttaagggaaaggtgtattgcaaataTCACAATTCGAgtaaacatacgacaaacaattaTGTCGTATTTCGCgacaacgtccaaagctggattgataatggtaaACTGAAATTTCCCGAGAAGAAGATGGGTATTGACACTGatccgttccccacggcaaccGTGAATATGGTCGACGCGTGCCTACCtaaggacaaagggaaagggaaggccgaagtCGTTACGATGCAACGTTTTCGGActcagaattctcggccacgCTTCATGGCCGATTTCCGTTCAAACGCACCACCTACGGCTTTAACGGGACCCGCTGttgtcaaacctatgatggATTATACTACCGATGAAGACAGCGGGACGGCGGTTTTGTGCAGGAAATGTAGAACAAAGGTCGAGAGTGAGTCAGAGGAGAAGCCCCCTTCACTTGGGACGGAACGACCCGTGGCCGCAACCCGGCGTAATGTTGCCAATATAGgccaacatcaaggggtttttgacAGGCTTGGTCCTAAAGTACGGATGGAAGAGATACCCCCGGTCCGGAGGCGcatcgattttgatgattcgttctatgacgatgattactaCAAACGAAATTCTAGCAGCTCAGAATCATCGCGGAGCCAGAAAACCTTCAAACCTCCTGAACCTAAAGATCAACGgtggtatacatatcattcttcgagGGGAGTTTACACGAcactgtccaaatcccagaaacgtaggcaccaaaggatagattgcatggctcgccgACGGGCAGCCTATGAAACTTCGGTCCctaaatggcggccgaaggacacaATTGCTCCCGATGATGAGCGACCAAGTCCCTCCATCATGACAgagttggttcaagggaaacggTTGGTCGACCGAGCTGTTGAAACTACGTTCGAGgaggctgataaacggatcaaacttcttcttcggccaggggagatgaag aagacctcagatccaggattgaaagcaaggttccagcacatacgagaagctcgtgtccttggatttgGAGTCGACCCGTATACCGATATCGATacagccgaccttcctttctcgctcgaggaccttcagtatttgcgatatcactttgaagtattttcagCGGtctctctcttcggccttacggcCGATGAAATCGCACGTATTGCTCGTCTagatgcttatctcgacacgAGGGATGCTCGGCTACATTACCAGGAGCAGGTTCAGGTCATGACCCCAAATACATTGTCAATCTCTGAAGCGGTCACACAGAACCAACACGTCGCCGAAGCAGCTCCGCCGAGTGACGTCATTGAAGAAGGAACAGAAGAGTATCGGTGTCTGACTCTGACGACAACTGAGTCCGTAGTCGCCGACCAACCGAACGAGGAGTGTCTTGACCAGATGGGCCCATCAGTCCTGGAtaatatggaaatcagtatggttcATGTGTTACCTGCCGATTTCCAGtcaagcacggctcaaccaaatttccttgATGGCGATGTGGTTGCTGAGGAACCTGGCCATGTTGATTTTGTGTCTATTGCTGAAGGCGAgtcaacaacaaaagatgaTAATCTAAAGGccgctttggccgaattgttccctcgttcatcatcggccaagcttcaccatttaaagccattgtatgtgacggcccatatcgagggatatccagtttctaaagtttttgtcgattgTGGAGCTATCGTCAACATCATGcctctgaacatcatgaaggccttacgccGTTCGAATGACGAGCTCATTCCGTCAGgaatcacaatgagtagttttgTCGGCGACAAATCCCAAACAAAAGGGGTACTTCCGTTAACTGTCAATATTGCTGGTTGCACCCACATGACCGTCTTTTTCGTAGTTGATTCCAAAatcgagtataatgcactgctcggccGAGATTGGATCCATCAAACTAGCTGTATTCCTTCTTCGTTGTATcaagtgcttgtcttttgggacggcaaatcggtcactattcatccggccgatagccaacccttcgaagctaacatgatccaagcccGGTATTATGATGACTGA
- the LOC139196216 gene encoding uncharacterized protein, giving the protein MGSDRRDRVQGGRRVGSGEGGVRHGDGIVVGERREEVGLLLWQKPLFGTLKLNCDAAWKKATGEGGVGWVLRDFAGLPLLAGGMGGERFGDAIMAEAEAIRRGLESVVGSEVWARSTCLVVESDSKGLINMLNKETTVDVKLEVYIQDIWRMTCVFPVVRFCFTPRQCNRAAHSIAAYVVKHGRRFGWDELGPEFLFNILAEDANVMVRL; this is encoded by the coding sequence ATGGGCAGTGATAGGCGGGATAGGGTACAGGGGGGACGTAGGGTAGGCAGCGGGGAGGgaggggtgaggcatggtgatGGTATCGTGGTGGGGGAAAGGAGAGAAGAGGTAGGGCTACTATTGTGGCAAAAACCGCTGTTTGGCACGTTGAAGTTGAATTGTGATGCTGCTTGGAAAAAGGCCACGGGAGAGGGAGGAGTTGGGTGGGTCCTTAGGGATTTTGCCGGTCTTCCTTTGCTCGCAGGAGGAATGGGAGGGGAACGGTTCGGGGACGCCATTATGGCGGAGGCAGAGGCAATTAGACGGGGCTTGGAGTCGGTGGTGGGGAGTGAGGTTTGGGCGAGAAGTACATGTTTGGTGGTGGAATCGGATTCTAAAGGCTTGATCAATATGCTCAATAAGGAGACGACAGTTGATGTGAAGCTTGAGGTCTATATCCAAGATATTTGGAGGATGACTTGTGTTTTTCCGGTGGTACGGTTTTGCTTTACCCCTCGTCAATGCAATCGTGCTGCCCATTCGATCGCGGCGTACGTTGTTAAGCATGGCCGGAGATTTGGCTGGGATGAATTAGGTCCTGaattcttatttaatattttagcaGAGGATGCCAATGTAATGGTTAGGCTTTAG